The sequence below is a genomic window from Streptomyces sp. B21-105.
GCGCATTCGGCGAAGCTCAACGCCGCGTACCAGGAAGGCGGCGCGGAGCTCACCGTCAAGACCGTCGAGTCCATGACCGGGCTGAACGTCGACCGGTTCGTCCAGGTGGACTTCCGGCGCTTCATGGACTCCGTGAACGAGGTCGGCGGCGTCGAGGTGTGCACGCCGCGGCGACTGAAGGACCTCGCCACCGGCATGGACCTCAAGCCGGGCAAGCACCGGCTCGGCGGCGGGCAGTCGCTGCAGTACGTTCGCTCGCGGCACGTCGACACCAGCGCCGACCTCGGCCGCATCCAGCGTCAGCAACGCTTCCTGTTCCAGTCGTTGCGCGAGGTGCAGGAACGCAAGCTGCTCGGCGACCCGCGGCGCACCCTGCACCTGATGCGCACCCTCCTCGGGAGCGGCTCGCAGGGGTTCTCGCTGAACGAGCTCGTCCAGGAGGCGGCGGCGCTGCGCAGGCTGCCGGACGCGGCGACGGAGTTCACGACCGTGCCGATCGGCGGATTCGCCCCGGCCTCGGTGGGCATCGGTTCGGCGCTGGCCTGGGACGACCGGAAGACGGACGCGCTCTTCAAGAAGGTGCACCAGGACCAGCCGCTGCTCGCCCGGGGCGAGAACCCCGGGCCGAAGGATCCGCCGACCATTCTCGGCAGCACGGTGCCGGTGCGCGGGGGCACGTACGCGTGCAGGTGAGGGGGGCGCACGGTGGGTGCGGCCGGTGCGCTGGGCCGATCGGGGCACGCTACGCAATCCCGGTCGGAGGCGGGCCTTGTCGATCACAAGGCTCCTCCCCGCTCCTACAGGTCCAGGTGGTCGGCGTCGGCGATCGCGTCGGCGAGGGCGGTGACGTCCGCGTCCTCGGTTTTCTTCGCCAACGTGCGGGCTGTTTCCTCGAGTTCGGTCAGATCGGGGGCGTCCGGGAGCGGGGTCGTGGGGCGGCGCAGGGCGTCGGCGAAGTAGGCGGCCGTCGCCGTGACCCGGAAGCGGGCGGAGGCGTCGGCGAGGTCGTCGTGCAGGGCGCCCGTCTCCAGTCGGCCGGCGTTCTCGTGCGGGGTGCGGGTCTTGGGGTCGAGCCAGCGGACGGTGGCGGTGGCGAGGGGCCCGTCGGCGCCGTGCTTGACGCGCACGGCGTAGAGGGCGGTGACCGTGTGGCCGGGGCCGACCTCGCCGCCGTCGACGCCGTCGTCGCGGAAGTCGTCGTCGGCGACGCGGCGGTCGTCGTAGCCGATCAGGCGGAACTCGGCGACGGTGTCGGGGTCGAAGGCGACCTGGGCCTTGGCGTCGCGGGCGGTCAGGTCGACGTTGCGCGGGAGGTCTTCGCAGAAGACCTTGCGGGCGTCGGTCTCGTCCGACACGTAGACGGTGTGGCCGTCGCCCTTGTCGGCGAGGCGTTCCATCAGGGCGTCGCCGTAGTCGCTGCCGACGCCGACGCCGAACAGGGTGACGCCGTGTTCGCGGCGGGCGGTGTCGATGCGCTCCAGGATCGCGTCGGCGTCGGTGTCGCCGGTGTTGGCGAGGGCGTCCGAGATCAGGACGACCCGGTTGGTGGCGCCCTTGCGCAGGCCCTCGACGGCGGTGGCGTATCCGGTCTCGACGCCGGCGCCGAGGTTGGTGGAGTCGGTGGGTTCCAGGCCGTCGACGGCGTCGTGGACGCGGCCGCGGTGCTCGCCGAGGCGGGTCATCGGCAGGACGGTCTCGGCCTCGCCGCTGAAGGTGACGAGGGCGACGGAGTCGTCGTCGCGCAGGCGATCGGCCATCGTGCCGAGGGAGGACTTGGCGAGGTCGAGGCGGCCGGGTTCGCCCATCGAGCCGGAGACGTCGATGACGAAGGTGAGGGCGGCGGGCGGGCGTTCGCCCGCTTGCGCGGCCGTGCGGGTGGCGAGGCCCACGCGGACCAGGGACCAGTCGTCGTCGCCGGTGCGGGCGCCGTCGACGGTGACCGAGAAGCCGTTGCCGTCCGGGCGTTCGTAGTCCTGGCGGAAGCTGTTGACGAACTCCTCGGGGCGGACGGTGGCGGGGGCCGGGCGGCGGCCTTCGGCGAGGGTGCGGCGGGCGTAGCCGTAGGACGCGGTGTCCACGTCGAGGGCGAAGGTGGAGAGACGGTCGGAGCGTCCGTCGTCACCCTGCTCGTCGCCCTTCGCGTCGTCCTTCGCGTCGCCTTGCTCGCCGCCGCGCGGTGCGCTCGGCGCGGGGAGGGCCTCGTTGTGGCCGGCGGTTCCGTCCGCGGCCTTGCTGCCGCCGGAGTCCGCGCTCGCGCCGCAGCCGGTCAGCAGCAGTGCCGCCGCGGCCGTGAAGGCGAGCAGTGCCGGTGCCCGATGGTTGTTCATGTCGGTGCCCCCTGTGTCCGTCGTCTCTGTGACTGTGACGCGCCAGGGGGCCGGAACGTGCGACATGGGGAGTTGCGGATACGTCTCGAACCGGGCACGGAAGACGGCCTTCGAGACCGGCGGGTGATCCTCCGGTGACCCGGGAGTTGTCAGGAGACGACGTCCTTGCGGGCGAAACCCCGGAAGGCCAGGGCGAACAGGACCAGGGCGTACGTCACGGAGACGGCGGTGCCCTGGATCATGCCGGACCACTCGGGGGTGGGCTGGACGGCGTCGGCCCAGGCGAACTGCCAGTGCGCGGGCAGGAAGTCGCGCCAGTCGCCGAGGGCGGTGACGGCGTCCAGGACGTTGCCGACGATGGTCAGGCCGACCGCGCCGCCGACCGCGCCGAGGGGGGCGTCGGTCTTCGTGGAGAGCCAGAACGCCAGCCCCGCGGTGACCAGTTGGGAGACGAAGACGTACCCGACCACGACAACAAGCCGCTGGGCGGCCGTGCCCGGGTCGAGCGCGCCGCCGGTGGGCAGCTCCAGCGACCCCCAGCCGTAGGCCGCGCTGCCGACGGCGAGGGCGACGACCGGCAGCAGGACCATCGCGGCCAGGCTGAGGCCGAGGCCGACGACGAGCTTGGACCACAGCAGGCGGGCGCGGGGCACGGGTGCGGCGAGGAGGTAGCGCAGGGAGGACCAGCCGGCCTCCGAGGCGACGGTGTCCCCG
It includes:
- a CDS encoding LCP family protein, whose translation is MTTKRNLLPRRLAIPSIVLAATGALLGSSVLSGREHSPRAMNVLVMGTDERDTISADEKHKFHAGGQACGCTDVLMLIHLSARRDRVSVIGLPRDSWANIPQYRAPDGKQRKAHSAKLNAAYQEGGAELTVKTVESMTGLNVDRFVQVDFRRFMDSVNEVGGVEVCTPRRLKDLATGMDLKPGKHRLGGGQSLQYVRSRHVDTSADLGRIQRQQRFLFQSLREVQERKLLGDPRRTLHLMRTLLGSGSQGFSLNELVQEAAALRRLPDAATEFTTVPIGGFAPASVGIGSALAWDDRKTDALFKKVHQDQPLLARGENPGPKDPPTILGSTVPVRGGTYACR
- a CDS encoding vWA domain-containing protein, with translation MNNHRAPALLAFTAAAALLLTGCGASADSGGSKAADGTAGHNEALPAPSAPRGGEQGDAKDDAKGDEQGDDGRSDRLSTFALDVDTASYGYARRTLAEGRRPAPATVRPEEFVNSFRQDYERPDGNGFSVTVDGARTGDDDWSLVRVGLATRTAAQAGERPPAALTFVIDVSGSMGEPGRLDLAKSSLGTMADRLRDDDSVALVTFSGEAETVLPMTRLGEHRGRVHDAVDGLEPTDSTNLGAGVETGYATAVEGLRKGATNRVVLISDALANTGDTDADAILERIDTARREHGVTLFGVGVGSDYGDALMERLADKGDGHTVYVSDETDARKVFCEDLPRNVDLTARDAKAQVAFDPDTVAEFRLIGYDDRRVADDDFRDDGVDGGEVGPGHTVTALYAVRVKHGADGPLATATVRWLDPKTRTPHENAGRLETGALHDDLADASARFRVTATAAYFADALRRPTTPLPDAPDLTELEETARTLAKKTEDADVTALADAIADADHLDL
- a CDS encoding ABC transporter permease; this translates as MSTLTEVASGYRPGRTLPLRVELVRQLKRRRTLVMGGILAALPFVLLIAFAIGGEPGGRNNQVSLMDTATASGANFAAVNLFVSAGFLLVIPVALFCGDTVASEAGWSSLRYLLAAPVPRARLLWSKLVVGLGLSLAAMVLLPVVALAVGSAAYGWGSLELPTGGALDPGTAAQRLVVVVGYVFVSQLVTAGLAFWLSTKTDAPLGAVGGAVGLTIVGNVLDAVTALGDWRDFLPAHWQFAWADAVQPTPEWSGMIQGTAVSVTYALVLFALAFRGFARKDVVS